A region of the Jaculus jaculus isolate mJacJac1 chromosome 10, mJacJac1.mat.Y.cur, whole genome shotgun sequence genome:
GCTGCAATCTTAATCCTGCCGCAGGGGTGTCAGCCAGGGCAGCCCAGTTCTCCTGGGGCTTCCGCTTCCACTCCCTATCTGCTGTGTACCTCCCATAGCCCTCCCAGGGCCTAGTGTCTGGGGAGCAGTGCCCACCTGCCTCACTTCTCCACACCAACAACCACTTGGGCTCTTCTCTGCACCTCTTCTCCCCAGAGCCTTCTGACCCCAGTTCAGAACCCAAGCCCCCAATAGCCACCTTCCTGTTGAGCTGCCACTCAAGCAGGTCTTCCCCAGCAGGACCCCGGCCACCCTTCACTCTTGCCCTGAAGACCTCCCTCTCCTTGGATGGGCACTGGCCACTGACTGGCCCTTCAACCCCTGGAAGACTGAGTAATGGAGGCAGAGGGTGCACAGGCTCCCAGAGGGACACTTCAGTGTTCCTGGTCTTCCAGAAAGCTTggcgggggtgtgtgtggggggggggggggctaggctGTGAGGCACAGGATAGAGCTGGCAAAAGGGCTGTGAAAATGTAGCTGTGGGAGGGGCTCTCTGTGCAGCAAGGAGGGCTGTGAGGCATAGAGAGGAACTGACTGGGGCTGGAAACTTCAGTTGGGGAAGGAAACTGGGTGGGCACCAGAAGTGGAGGGAGGATGGAGACAAGACTTCACTGCTTCTGGCAGGCAGCTGGGGCTGAGGGTCTCCTCAGGAGCTTTCCAGCTTCAGGTTCATGCCTGGGCACTGGTGGGGTACAGGGGTGGCACACACTGACCACACCTGGCGAAGCTCTGGAAGTGTCTTCTCCTTCAGCCCCTGCTGGGCCAGAGGTCTTTGAACAAGTGTGGGCTTGGTCCTGTGAGTCTGTTTGCCTCGCTTGAGTATGTGTGGTCtgagtaggggtgtgtgtgtgtgtgtgtgtgtgtgtgtgtgtgtgtgtgttgagtccTTGCTCTAGCAGGCTTGATTACCTGCTTAAGAtggagccccccaccccaccgctCACAGCCGGGGCCCCTTAGTGTCAGCTACTTGCTGGAAATTGCACATAGGGCCCTCagctccccacccctctctcctccctcttgttTACCTCCGGAGTCCTCAGCTCCCAGTCAGCTTCTCCCCCACTGGCTTTGCTCCAACTCCCCTTCTCTCAGAGGACAGCAGGTGAGCAGAGCCCTTCATGATGCTGGGCGACCCCGTCTTGGGAGTCCCTCCTGAAGCCagacccctctttctctcaaggagTTTCCAAGCTCACTCTCTAAGCCCCGTTCTGGTGCCCAGTCTTGCTTTCCGGTAGGACTTTAGGGAGGGAAGAGTATGCTGGACAGAGGACGTGACCCTAGAAGCACAGCTGGGGCCAGGGAGGCCAGGGTCCAGCTCTGCATTCCACACTCACCTCCATTCTGGGTGGGGGCTGAATCCTGAGGTGGGTGGCTGTGAGGTGGGGCTGCGGGGCAAAAGCAGGAACAGATGCCCTTTCCTGAGCACCTGGAAGTAGGGACAACAGAGGGTTCAAGGCAACAGGGCAGAGCCCACTACATTGAGCGGTGGTGGTGACAGTGGTCACAGAGCTTCCTGGTGACTGAGGCATCTGACCCTGCTCTGTAGAAGTGCAGGGGTCTGGAGTGACTGGGGATGGGATCCCCGGTTTCATTCCTGCTCCTCCTGCAGAGCTGTCAAAGGAGCCCAAGGAGGTGAGAGAGTGGCACTGCTCTGAAGAGTGGGACAAATACAAAAAGGAGGTACTGTGAGAGTGGTCATAAATATTTGATTTAAGCTGTGATGCTGAGCCAGGATGCCCATTAGAATTGCCTGTGTAGGATTTCTTTTGGAGCTTGGCAAATTGATTCTAAAGTAtacatggaggggctggagagatgactcaggagttaaaggtgcttgcttgcaaaacctgatgacctgggttcgattccccagtacccatgcaaagccagatgcacaaagtggcacatgtgtctggagtttgtttatagtggcccTTAATACGAAGAGAACTACCAGAATAGTTACAGAAGGCCTGTGGGTGAGGGAGTTTTCTGGGGAGGATATTAGCAAATTTTTGCAATGTGGaaatcttctatttttttttttttttttgcttttttttttgaggtagggtctcactctagctcaggctaacctggaaatcactctgtagtctccgggtggcctcgaactcatggcaatcctcctacctctgcctcccaagtgctgggattaaaggcatgcaccaccacacctggctttatgttttGATTATTGTTACGGTTGTATAAAggtaaataatttgtttttatttattctattgtcatacaaagaattagatttcattatggtattttcaaacatttaaacaatatattaaaaatttatttatttgacagagaaagagggaaagagagtgagagaatgggcgcgagctccagatgcatgcacccccccccttgtgcatctggctaatgtgggacctggggaatcgaacctaggtcctttggccttgcaggcaagcaccttaactgctaagccatccctctagccccaatttttaaattttatttaccctCTCCCTCCTTGTGCCCTACCCTCCAACATAGCATCCTATCCACTTTCAAAGGTAGATACTCAAAACTTGAGATAAGTGTTGAAAATGGAGGGATTTTTTTGCATTTAATGAATAGCCATAAGCTGAAATGTAATTTACCCATGTGAAACTGAAGACATGGCAGAGTTTGTCAGTGCCCTTCAGTGACGAGGAGGGCAGCCCAGTCTTGGGCAGTGCTTCTGTATATGAATTTACCACTTCTGGGGTAAAGTCCACCCAAAACACATGGTTTCACATTAATGGGAATAGAAAGAGGTTGGAGAGCTCTGGAGATGGCTCATTGTTaaaagcacctgcttgcaaagccttccagccatggtttgatgccccagtacccacataagtccagaggtacaaagtgacacatgtggctggagtatattttgcagtgactagagaccatggcacacccattctcagtttctctctctttctttctgcttgcaatattttatttatttatttgagagagagggagaaaaagaaagagagagagagagagagagagagagagaatgggcatgccagggactctagccactgcaaatgaactccagatgcatttgccaccttgtgcatctggcttacatgggtcctggggaatggaacctagggccttaggctttgcatacaagtgccagctaagccatctcttcaaccctcttcttgcaaataaataaataaaatattaaaacttaaaaaaaaaaacagaaaggagttGGGAATTACCTGAATGTCACTTGAGCACCACTTAAATACACTCTGATGGATTCATGCATAAGATTATTGTGTGGATACACATATGATTAAAGAAACTCTGATGGGCCAAAGCAGGGTGATTCTAAGACATACAACAATGTGGACCCAGTATAGCATGGACAGAGTGTATAGTGGTCATTTGTAGCAAAGAGTGGGAAGGAATACTTTTACATGCTTTTGGGTACAAGAATGTCATTGGAGGATATGCAAGAAACAATCACATTAGTTTCCATTTGGAAGGCAACTAGATGgctggagaaaagagaagagagaggcttTCAAAAGTACAACCTTTTAtatcttttgaatttttaatgtaataaaagtgctatgtgtacatgtattgaaataatataaataatatagtaTTCATACCCTAATGTAAATAATTCAGATTTTTTGGTCCCATTTATATCCTAGATACTGTATATTGGTATTCTGATGCTGTGACCAAATTCctgagaaaaacaacttaaaggaggagagatttgttttgtttggcttacagtttgtttcagaggtttcagtgtgggcttgctgggtccactgctctgGGCCTGAGGCAAGATAGGATATCATGGCAGCAGAAGTGTGGGAGTatgttagggagagagagagaaagagagagagaagatgctgTTTCTTACTGAGCAATGTCTTCCAACCAGGCCTCTTGTCCTAAATCTCCACcacaagtaataataatattatCATAAATTATGGCATTATAAATAATGTCACCATCTTGGGGTTCAAACATTCAACATAGGAGCCTGGggtgatattttattattattattattattattattattattattattattttggtttttcaaggtagggtctcactctagcccaggctgaagtggaattcactatggagtctcagggtggcctcgaactcatggcaatcctcctacctctgcctcctgagtgctgggattaaaggtgtatgccaaccATGCCCAGATGTGGTGACATTTTATATACAAGCCACACCACTGTAGTAGTCACTGTGGCAAGGGTCCAGGATTGTACATGGTGAAAGCCTCCTGGGCCACTGTGATTGTGGTGTCTACACTGGGAAGACCTTTGTGACCTTGACAAGGAGACTGATTTCTCTCCTGTCACCTATGGTTCACTTCACCTTTTCCTTTCCTAGTTCCCACATTTCATCCATTTCTGCCATGGTCTCCCCACCAGGCAGGATGGCCCAAACCACAGTGACAGTGAGTGGAGTGGAGGTGGCTTCCTTGTCCCTGCAGTCTACCCTGATTAACATCCACATCTGCCAGGAGTTGGCTCTGATGCAACTGATGAAAGCCCTGGGCTCCCTCCACCAGGTTCTCCCTCACCCTCGGGACTGTGGGCCTTCCAAGACAGGCAGGAGCCCCAGGCAGCTGGCTCTGGGGGTAAGAGTGGACTGATTGTTGGTTAACAAGGGCGACACAGAGGACGAAAGCTCTCCTCTCTGATAGGACACAAAACAggaaagtgggtggaggcccCATGAGGAGGGAACCCCACTATCACCCATCGTACTTGGAAGAAGGTTTTGGAAATTTCTCTGTAGAGATGTGTAGGAAAGGAATGACAAACCTCTTCCTTGGTGCAGAGGGGGCTGTGTTGGCCAATGGTGGGGTGGCAGGTGAAAGAGTCTCTGGAGGCTGTTAATCCATTTGTTTCATTGACCCATGGGAAATGAAGGCTACAAGCTGCTAGGTCCTCCAGGGAAAACCAGAGAAAAACCCCTTGGCCATCATCTAAAACTGCCCAACCCAACAGGAATTACAGGTAGTTGCACTTCCGGTCCTCTTGTCTATACCTcatgagttctggggttacaagtgtgccATGATACCAggtttatacagtgctggggctcaaacccaggcctttatgTATGCTggacaactgagctatatcccctgTCCCTTAGTGGCACACCTTTGTGTCTACTACAGAGATCCCACACTGTGCTGGGATGTGAAAAGTTAGGTTGGGGTCAGATGCCAAGGTTGGGTGTGGAATATGACTGGATCATGAGGTTCCCAAGGGAGAATGAGGTGAAAACAGGGAGTAgccacataaaatattttcagtagaaACAGCAACAATGAAGGCCAAATAGCCACAGCTGTGATGGGGATGGAAGAGAACTAAACCAGTGGGACTCAGTGGATTTGAGGGGAGCAGAACCTTTCAGAGTCAGAGCTGCAAAGGAGCCAAAGCAGAAGAAAGGGCAAAGAGAGCCAGCCGTGTGGGACAGAGCAGGGGCTGCTGCTAGGGGGCATGGGGGCCATGGGAAGGGGGCTGGTGTTTCCTCCTTCAGGCAGGTGACCCAGCTAGTTCTGGGGGTTGTGAGATGTGCTCTTGGGGTGTGTCTCTACTTGGGACCCTGGATTGAGCTGTGTGCCAGTGGCTGTGCTTTCTGGGTAGGGTCTGTGGTGAGTAAGGAGGTGGCTCTGAGCCCAGTGGAGGGAAACGGAATGATCCTTTGGTTCTGTCTAGTAGGGGACTTGAGGAAGGGACCCAAAACCTGGAGTCCAAATGCCCCTTTGCCACTAGGTATTTGTCTTAGGgacttgtggtggtttaaatagaataggtggcccccaatatattcagttgtttgtttgtagtttgcatctgctggctacctggctggaggcaatgccactgggtggatcttaagttgtggtgatgggtttctgatttcaatctaaagatatgcaaagtgtgcctagctggaattcctgaagtgtgctgtgtggcttttggcttttgacctttaggcttgtagttcttctctctccgcctctctcctgtgaaggcaggccagcttctgccatttataaaacttcccctggatctgtaggcttcaataaatatcccttcctccataactgtgcctggtctggaagttcatctcagcgaacctgaagctgtctgctgcagggCTCAAACCCTCTGCTGTGTCTTCTTTACTTTTGGGCAAGGTTAGGAAGGACAGGGCACTGAAGGGGATGCCCCGATCATATCCAGCTCTTGCTCATCATTTAAATCCTGTTTATTTAGCTGTGGGTAGAACTGGGAACTGTGGTGGAAGGGAGATGGGAGCACTACAAAGGACAGTAAATTGGAGGCCTTCTTTTTTCCCTGAATGTCTTCTCTCCCTAGGCTATTGTAGCAGGAATAGACATCATTGTCCATGAGAAGTGTCAGAGCAAACTGTGGGTGAGTCTGGGGTTTCCTTTCTTCTCAACTTGTCTCCCTTCCCTCTGGGGTCTAGTTTTTtggctcagggttttttttttttccttctatcctttggcttttaatcTCCTGAAGTGTTTTGTAGAGGGTTGGGAGCGTTCGTGTGACTAAGGAAGGAGGGCCAGATTTGTGCCTGGTGGTCCCAAGGCTCCTCCGCTGAGGGATAGGGTCTGCATGCCTCCTCGGGACATACGTCACCTCTGCTCACCCTGACTGGCATTGCTACTGCTGTGGCTGCTGTCATCCTGGGCATAAGGAGCTTAATCTGGCAACCTGGTGACTTCTCCATGGACTGCGTGGACTGGAGGGCATATACCTGCAGAGTCCATGAGGAGAATGACAGCAAGAATGAGGAAGGGGTCTTCCTGAGTGAGACCCATCACAGCCTCTTGCTCTATGGAATGAGTCCCCAGAGGGCAGGTGTGAAGGCCCTTTGCACTTGGACTTTACCTTAGGTCTTGGGTTTAGAAAGTTGTAACTTAAGCTGTAATGTAAGTATGGAAGATATCTTCCATATGTGAAGACATGAAGATatcttttatgtttctttttgttcatttattttagagagggtgagagatgtgagagagagaggaagagtgagagagaaagagagagagagagacagagagaattggcacagcaggaccccagccactgtaatcaaatccctgatgcttgtgccacctggttggcatgtgcgaccttgtacttgcctcagctttgtgcgTTTatcttaggtgggatctggaaagttgaacatgtatccttaggcttctcaagcaagcaccttaactgctaaccaatctctccatccctgaagatATCTTTTATACACTCCCAGAATCAAAAGTGATGAGGAGCAAAGAGGAGCTTGTGGGTGACATCTCTGTCTTTTCTGTAACCCATGGCTACAGATGAAGTCATTCCAACATATAGTGGCTAGAATACAATTTTATTTGGAGTTCTCACCATTCTCTTGGCTGACTGGACCTCCTGATATGTGGGCTGCTGCTGGAAGTTGATGCCCACTTGGGGGAGGTCTTCCCTAGCCAGTGAACCCTTCCTGGCAATGCCCTAACAGACCTGCTCAGAGGCCTGCCTTGTTGGAAATGCCACCACTGGTCCGCCAGAGGTCTGTCTTAATCGATTCCAGAGCCAGTCAAATTTGCCATCAAGATGAGCCATCACAATTACCCGGCTCAGCAGTTACTTCCCTCTAGGCTCTCCTGGCCTTTCAGGTTTCTGGTGACAGGTCTGGGGTTTGCCTTTATGACTCAGCTCTTTTCTCCTGCAGCTTTTATATTGTTTCTCTGTCCTGCAGTCTTAGCATCTGAGCTACGTTTTGTCATAGAGGGATTGCTTTATGTTTACGCCTGGATGGGCTTCTGACTGCCTCTGTGCTGGAATGCCATTTCTTTCCCTAGATTTAGGAACAGTTCTTCTATAACTTTATTGATAGTCTTCTATgcgttagtgtttttttttttgtattttatttttggttatttttatttgaaagagatggggagggagggaagaagggagggagggaaggagtgagagagagagacagactggatgtgccagggccagcagctgcaaacaaactccagaccatatgccatcttgtgcatgtgctttatgtgggttctggggaattgaacctgagtcctttggcttacaggcaagtgccttaactgctaagctatctctccagccctagtttttctttttaaaataatttcagccctttttttttcatggagTTTTAGGTTTAGTTTTATAATTATATTCTAGAATTCTGAAAAGTTGTGGTCATTGTTtatactgtttattttttgaagataaggtctcactttatctcaggctgacctggaactcattcatcccagactggcctcaaactcacagcgatcttcctacctctgcctcccaagtgctggattaaagacgtacaccacCAAGCTCAgtttactttttctctcttgaTATCTGAATGTAGTATTTCATTGCCTGGTCttatttctcattattttctCTTGATGTTATCTAAACTTCcctgctattttttcttttcaatttttttaattaacaacttccatgattgtaaacaatatcccatggtaatgccctcccccttctccactttcccctttgaaactccattctccatcatatccccttcccctcgcAATcaatttctcttctattttgatgtcatgatctttgcttcctatgatgatggtcttgtgtagatagtggcaggcactgtgaggtcatggatatccaggccattttgtgtctggggggagcatgttgtaaggagtcctaccccttcctttggctcttaccttctttctgccacctcttccgcattagaccctgagccttggaaggtgtgagagagatattgcagtgccgagcattcctgtcacttctttctagcaccgagatgctttctgagtcatcccaaggtcactgccatctgaaaagtgaagattctctaccaaaagtgagagtagcattaatatatttccctgctatttttatttgattcattGAGGCTTTATTTTAATCTTCAACTTTTCtgtttggcttttttaaaaaaaattcttatcagctgggtgtagtggtgcatgcctttaatcccagcactcaggaggcagaggtatgagaatcacgtgagttcaaggccaccctgagactacatagtgagttctaggtcagcctgagctagagtgagaccctacctcaaaaacaaaaacaaacaaacaaaaaccaaaaaagaaaattcttatcATATAGTACTGGATTGAACACCCACTtgagaaaagaatgagaaattcAACAAGGAAATgggattttgaaagaaaaaagccaaaaagaatgtCACTGGATTTTTGCTAGGGATTGTGCTGAATAGGAGTACCAATTTGGGTACCAACATCTTAACACTGATAAACCTTGCAGTCATGAACATGGGGTGtccttttacattttctttcagtatttttttttttttttgtaattttcagtGCCTAAGTATTTTTTCCATGGTTAAAGTTCTTCCTCAGTATTTTAATTCATTTCAAAGCTAATAAATGTAATTGTTCCCTCTGTTTCTCATTGTATATTGTTAACGTGTAGAAATGCAACT
Encoded here:
- the Tmem176b gene encoding transmembrane protein 176B, whose product is MAQTTVTVSGVEVASLSLQSTLINIHICQELALMQLMKALGSLHQVLPHPRDCGPSKTGRSPRQLALGVTQLVLGVVRCALGVCLYLGPWIELCASGCAFWVGSVAIVAGIDIIVHEKCQSKLWGLHASSGHTSPLLTLTGIATAVAAVILGIRSLIWQPGDFSMDCVDWRAYTCRVHEENDSKNEEGVFLSETHHSLLLYGMSPQRAGVKALCTWTLP